From a single Theropithecus gelada isolate Dixy chromosome 10, Tgel_1.0, whole genome shotgun sequence genomic region:
- the LOC112633559 gene encoding cytochrome b-c1 complex subunit 9 isoform X1 — protein MAAATFTSKLYSLLFRRTSTFALTIVVGVVFFERAFDQGADAIYDHINEGKLWKHIKHKYENK, from the exons atggcgGCCGCGACGTTTACTTCGAAATTGTACTCCCTGCTGTTTCGCAGGACCTCCACCTTCGCCCTCACCATCGTCGTGGGCGTCGTATTCTTCGAGCGCGCCTTCGATCAAGGCGCGGACGCGATCTACGACCACATCAACGAGGGG AAACTGTGGAAACACATCAAGCACAAGTATGAGAACAAATAG
- the LOC112633559 gene encoding cytochrome b-c1 complex subunit 9 isoform X2: MAAATFTSKLYSLLFRRTSTFALTIVVGVVFFERAFDQGADAIYDHINEGVRACAILDLGPA; encoded by the coding sequence atggcgGCCGCGACGTTTACTTCGAAATTGTACTCCCTGCTGTTTCGCAGGACCTCCACCTTCGCCCTCACCATCGTCGTGGGCGTCGTATTCTTCGAGCGCGCCTTCGATCAAGGCGCGGACGCGATCTACGACCACATCAACGAGGGGGTGAGGGCCTGTGCCATCCTTGACCTTGGACCTGCCTGA